The Brassica napus cultivar Da-Ae chromosome C7, Da-Ae, whole genome shotgun sequence genome has a segment encoding these proteins:
- the LOC106434833 gene encoding 60S ribosomal protein L13a-2 has translation MVSGSGICAKRVVVDARHHMLGRLASIIAKELLNGQRVVVVRCEEICLSGGLVRQKMKYMRFLRKRMNTKPSHGPIHFRAPSKIFWRTVRGMIPHKTKRGAAALDRLKVFEGVPPPYDKVKRMVIPDALKVLRLQAGHKYCLLGRLSSEVGWNHYDTIKELEVKRKERSQAVYERKKQLIKLRTKAEKVAEEKLGAQLDVLAPIKY, from the exons ATGGTGTCTGGTTCAGGGATATGCGCAAAGCGCGTCGTGGTCGATGCAAGGCACCACATGTTGGGGCGTCTTGCTTCCATCATCGCTAAGGAGTTGCTCAACGGACAGAGAGTGGTTGTTGTCCGATGTGAGGAGATTTGTCTGTCAGGTGGATTGGTTCGACAGAAGATGAAGTACATGAGGTTTCTCAGGAAGCGCATGAACACTAAGCCTTCTCACGGTCCCATTCACTTCAGGGCTCCCTCTAAGATCTTCTGGCGTACCGTTCGTGG GATGATTCCACACAAGACCAAGCGTGGAGCTGCTGCTCTTGACCGTTTGAAGGTTTTTGAAGGAGTCCCTCCTCCTTACGACAAGGTTAAGAGAATGGTCATTCCTGATGCTCTCAA GGTCTTGAGGCTCCAGGCTGGTCACAAGTACTGCTTATTGGGCCGTCTTTCTTCTGAGGTTGGCTGGAACCACTACGACACCATCAAG GAGCTTGAGGTCAAGAGAAAGGAGAGGTCACAAGCTGTGTATGAGCGTAAGAAACAGCTCATCAAGCTCAGGACTAAGGCCGAGAAGGTTGCAGAGGAGAAACTTGGAGCCCAGCTCGATGTTCTTGCACCCATTAAGTACTGA
- the LOC106434824 gene encoding uncharacterized protein LOC106434824 isoform X2, translated as MNIASRIRRSFFREEKRKLPIVNGSSSRNEDDLLGVTDELIDHVRSFTIDTFKNFSLYDEEACVNPLEEDEEYNGVSSSENVKKDLSDWQERHAVLVLSKSKELSQLRFKLCPRLLKEDHFWKIYFKLVRNLVAKYEVQAIQQAIIKGVYEVEMSETRPNLTSTGGPATP; from the exons ATGAATATAGCTTCGAGGATTCGACGAAGTTTCTTCAGAGAGGAGAAGAGGAAACTTCCTATTGTAAATGGATCATCGAGCAGGAACGAAGATGATTTGCTAGGAGTGACTGATGAATTGATCGATCACGTCAGATCTTTCACCATTGACACGTTTAAGAACTTCTCTCTCTACG ACGAAGAAGCGTGTGTAAATCCtttggaagaagatgaagaatacAATGGAGTGAGCTCCTCTGAGAATGTGAAGAAGGATTTGTCTGACTGGCAGGAGAGACACGCCGTTCTCGTCTTGTCCAAATCCAAG GAACTCTCACAGCTGAGATTTAAGTTATGCCCACGTCTCTTAAAGGAAGATCACTTTTGGAAGATATACTTCAAACTTGTCAGGAACCTTGTTGCAAA ATATGAGGTGCAAGCAATCCAACAGGCAATA ATCAAAGGTGTTTATGAAGTTGAAATGTCAGAAACCAGGCCAAATTTGACTAGTACCGGCGGACCTGCAACTCCATGA
- the LOC106434820 gene encoding phosphatidylinositol/phosphatidylcholine transfer protein SFH9-like produces the protein MPALGEILSVPETDKGKSKDIIDNSEDEKILPRARGSRSLKKKAIRASTKLTHSLRKRGKRVADQYAAIVIEDVRDAEEEKAVNAFREALVSLDLLPPRHDDYHTMLRFLKARRFDRDKTVHMWEEMLKWRKDNGVDTIMQDFVYEEYEEVQQYYPHGYHGVDRGGRPVYIERLGKVDPGKLMKVTSLERFLRYHVQGFEKTFSEKFPACSIAAKRHINSSTTIIDVQGVSWMKLRKLAQDLVMRMQKIDGDNYPETLNQMYIVNAGNGFSIIWSTVKGFLDPKTSSKIHVLKNKDRSHLLEIIDPGELPDFLGGNCSCANEGGCMRFNKGPWNDPEIMKLVRLRDATYKIKEIELPENGEVAKLFALPHVNTEISLPDGGQVRVRESHFEHDTSAQLSHQLEAVGTGRIVQSDSTNQLSSNLTEERSLKKSLQKVASSLARFIFQLVASLCLMFRILGRLVNKKPENQLRPPVLDSPPPPTQLLQRRESLHPCWQRLQNLESMVTVLFDKPTNIPQEKEDILRDSLDRIKGIEQDLQKTKKALLLTASKQLELAESFESLKESTSMGMRSCWPRHCRNFQVE, from the exons ATGCCAG CTTTGGGTGAGATCCTTTCGGTTCCAGAAACTGATAAGGGAAAGAGTAAAGACATTATTGACAACTCAGAGGATGAGAAGATTCTTCCAAGAGCTCGTGGTTCTAGATCCttgaagaagaaagctatcagaGCTTCGACCAAACTGACTCATAGCTTGAGGAAACGAGGGAAGCGTGTAGCTGATCAGTACGCAGCTATTGTCATTGAGGATGTGAGAGATGCAGAAGAGGAGAAAGCAGTGAATGCGTTTAGAGAAGCTTTGGTTTCTCTTGACTTGCTTCCACCTAGACATGATGATTATCATACCATGCTGAG ATTCTTGAAAGCGAGGAGGTTTGATCGTGACAAAACTGTTCATATGTGGGAAGAGATGCTAAAATGGAGGAAAGATAATGGAGTTGATACAATAATGCAG GATTTTGTGTATGAGGAGTACGAAGAAGTACAACAGTACTATCCACATGGCTACCATGGTGTAGACAGAGGAGGCAGGCCTGTCTACATCGAACGTCTTGGTAAAGTTGACCCAGGCAAGCTAATGAAAGTTACTTCATTGGAGCGTTTCTTGAGATATCATGTACAAGGTTTCGAAAAGACTTTCTCTGAGAAGTTCCCAGCTTGTTCTATCGCTGCAAAGAGACATATCAATTCTTCAACAACCATAATAGATGTGCAAGGAGTG AGCTGGATGAAGTTGAGAAAACTAGCTCAGGACCTTGTGATGCGTATGCAGAAAATCGATGGGGACAACTATCCTGAG ACATTGAATCAGATGTACATCGTTAATGCTGGAAACGGATTCTCTATAATTTGGAGCACAGTGAAAGGCTTTCTCGACCCTAAAACCTCTTCTAAGATACATGTATTAAAAAACAAAGATCGAAGTCACCTTCTTGAGATTATAGATCCAGG TGAGCTTCCTGATTTTCTTGGTGGAAACTGTTCGTGTGCAAATGAAGGTGGATGTATGAGATTCAACAAAGGTCCTTGGAATGATCCTGAGATAATGAAA CTTGTGCGCTTGAGAGATGCAAcgtacaaaataaaagaaatagagCTCCCGGAGAATGGGGAAGTAGCTAAACTATTTGCATTACCG CATGTGAATACAGAAATATCGTTACCTGATGGAGGACAAGTTAGGGTGAGAGAATCGCATTTTGAACAT GACACAAGTGCTCAGCTAAGCCATCAACTTGAAGCAGTTGGTACTGGGAGAATTGTACAGTCTGATTCAACAA ATCAGTTGTCTAGTAATCTGACAGAAGAAAGGAGCTTGAAGAAGTCTCTTCAGAAAGTTGCAAGCTCGTTGGCTCGTTTTATCTTCCAACTTGTTGCATCTCTATGTCTCATGTTCCGGATCTTGGGAAGACTTGTAAATAAGAAACCAGAGAACCAATTGAGACCACCGGTTTTggattctcctcctcctcctactcAGTTGCTGCAGCGAAGAGAGTCTCTCCATCCATGTTGGCAAAGGTTGCAGAATCTGGAGAGCATGGTCACAGTTTTGTTTGACAAACCGACAAACATTCCTCAGGAGAAAGAAGACATACTTCGTGATTCATTAGACCGCATCAAAGGCATTGAGCAAGATCTACAGAAGACAAAGAAG GCGCTCCTTTTGACCGCGTCAAAACAACTTGAACTTGCAGAGTCTTTTGAGAGCCTGAAAGAGAGCACCTCAATG GGAATGCGATCGTGCTGGCCAAGACACTGCAGAAATTTCCAAGttgaatag
- the LOC106434824 gene encoding uncharacterized protein LOC106434824 isoform X1: MNIASRIRRSFFREEKRKLPIVNGSSSRNEDDLLGVTDELIDHVRSFTIDTFKNFSLYDEEACVNPLEEDEEYNGVSSSENVKKDLSDWQERHAVLVLSKSKELSQLRFKLCPRLLKEDHFWKIYFKLVRNLVAKYEVQAIQQAIITSMAMEASEIKGVYEVEMSETRPNLTSTGGPATP, encoded by the exons ATGAATATAGCTTCGAGGATTCGACGAAGTTTCTTCAGAGAGGAGAAGAGGAAACTTCCTATTGTAAATGGATCATCGAGCAGGAACGAAGATGATTTGCTAGGAGTGACTGATGAATTGATCGATCACGTCAGATCTTTCACCATTGACACGTTTAAGAACTTCTCTCTCTACG ACGAAGAAGCGTGTGTAAATCCtttggaagaagatgaagaatacAATGGAGTGAGCTCCTCTGAGAATGTGAAGAAGGATTTGTCTGACTGGCAGGAGAGACACGCCGTTCTCGTCTTGTCCAAATCCAAG GAACTCTCACAGCTGAGATTTAAGTTATGCCCACGTCTCTTAAAGGAAGATCACTTTTGGAAGATATACTTCAAACTTGTCAGGAACCTTGTTGCAAA ATATGAGGTGCAAGCAATCCAACAGGCAATAATCACAAGTATGGCCATGGAAGCTTCTGAAATCAAAGGTGTTTATGAAGTTGAAATGTCAGAAACCAGGCCAAATTTGACTAGTACCGGCGGACCTGCAACTCCATGA